The following coding sequences lie in one Lolium perenne isolate Kyuss_39 chromosome 2, Kyuss_2.0, whole genome shotgun sequence genomic window:
- the LOC127329588 gene encoding uncharacterized protein encodes MEDHGAGCHPALLHGGQAAFAYGVWDATPLAAFDADGRGDQQPLDECFATASELREALLRALNELDAVRGAHQAELRRVESEAARLVASAAAERDELRRHCHSLLVLLHHHQTSPPLQSLPGPPLLHAVGVQGGGEGVCAMDEHVTVVSSNDQQEEDAELEMALARRLPEKGRLVEAVVSAGPLLQTLLLAGPLPRWRHPPPPAPADLVIPPFNPGRQADATNYSFSSASSSSPESNCSGGGVGPAPPVPAVQQQHHALPVPACFHMMGSSFCM; translated from the coding sequence ATGGAAGACCACGGCGCCGGCTGCCACCCCGCCCTGCTCCACGGCGGTCAGGCGGCGTTTGCTTACGGCGTGTGGGACGCCACGCCCCTGGCCGCCTTCGACGCCGACGGCCGCGGCGACCAGCAGCCGCTGGACGAGTGCTTCGCGACAGCGTCGGAGCTCCGGGAGGCGCTGCTCCGCGCGCTGAACGAACTGGACGCGGTGCGTGGAGCGCACCAGGCGGAGCTCCGGCGCGTGGAGTCCGAGGCTGCGCGACTGGTGGCGTCCGCGgccgccgagcgcgacgagctcCGGCGCCACTGCCACTCCCTCCTGGTCCTCCTACACCACCACCAGACCAGTCCTCCGCTCCAGAGCCTCCCCGGCCCTCCGCTACTCCATGCAGTCGGCGttcagggaggaggagaaggagtatGCGCCATGGACGAGCACGTGACGGTGGTGTCGTCCAACGATCAGCAGGAGGAGGATGCTGAGCTGGAGATGGCGCTGGCGCGGAGGTTGCCGGAGAAGGGACGGCTAGTGGAGGCCGTAGTTTCAGCAGGCCCGCTCCTGCAGACGCTCCTCCTGGCCGGCCCGCTCCCGCGTTggcgccacccgccgccgcccgccccggcCGACCTCGTCATACCGCCGTTCAACCCCGGCCGCCAGGCCGACGCCACCAACTACTCATtctcgtccgcgtcctcttcttcgccggagagcaaCTGCAGTGGCGGTGGCGTCGGGCCGGCGCCGCCAGTGCCAGCAGTACAGCAGCAGCATCACGCGCTCCCCGTCCCCGCCTGCTTCCACATGATGGGCTCTTCCTTCTGCATGTAG